AGGTggttaaagaaaatgaagcatgATTATCCTTAGCACTACCATGTAGTGCTTAGTGCTTAGTTATAAGCATGGTTTTAACAATGGCGGATCATGCACAGGGCTCCTCCAGTATCtgtcaaaagagaaaaaggatcGAATCCCTTTTGCAAAGAGCCAATAATGGCACACTAAAGTTTCTATTTGCGTCTATGGCACAACCACTGGTCAGGTTCCTTTTCGAATACTTGGCCACCCAAATTTCGCTTTCTGAGCAAAGCAAAAGTTCATGATGTAGCCAGCCAGTCAAACGCGAGCTACAATCTTCGTATCCTTCTGAGATCTCATTCTCTCTGGAATTTCTTGTGGCGATTTTGAATTCGTTcctgtttattaaaaaaaaaaaagttatacaCATGAAACATGCAAGACTGGAAAGAGAGACTTTTTGTTGTAAAACGTTTTAATTTTTCTGCATTATTATCAGCATTAGTTtgaaaattcaagaaatatAAAGGTAAATTGTGCTTAGTGCTTTACCACATAGATTTGTACTATGGCCTGGACCAGAAAGTGCGAACTTTGACTGAAAGGAATGGCATTTTTAtccttattttgaaaataatttggGTACGAATTAAAGGACATGCTTTGCTTTTTTTcgcaaaaatacaaaaaacataaataaaggCTTGTTGGTTCTCCATTGAATTCCTACCACAGGCTCCTTCACTTCTCCCTTTTTCAGCAAATTAGAGAGTCCAAGGTTATTAGTTTGGCATGCTGATCACCAGCAAAAGGATGATGTATTCACTTAACATTTTAACAAGTGGATGCATATAAAAGCAAGGGTGGAAAATGGATATATGATAGCATCTTTTTTCATCTTAATTCTGAAAACATTCATATATCCTTGGACCCTGTACCATGGTTTCCTTAATAATCTAAATCAATTTAACAAAAGGTTGAAATCACCTTAGGGTTAGTGCATCCACTTTTTATAGTCCAAAAAAGTAGTGCCTAAAAGAATTGATTGTGCTTTCACCAGCCCAACTATCTACACTACACCTTAAAGAGCTGGTCAGCAAGAGAAGGTACTTTGGTTTTATCCTTGCCATTACTATAATGAATAAGATGTGATtcttattcatatatatatatatatatatatacatatatttctcTCAAAAAACTAACTGCATGCACAAATTAGTGCAAGCTTGATGCCCAATTACCTAAAAGTTGAGATAATGTGCGCGTAGATCAGATATGATTCTTAAAAGTctttattgaagaaaaagaacgtCAGTAAAGACACAGCAAAATGTCTTGAGAACAAGCagttttttcagaaaacatCACTGGGAGATAAACCTTTAGTGACgttttcaaaggaaaaaaaagccaTCATTGAAGGTCTATCGTTACTAGCATTTTTTGTGTCACTGGCATCTTTTTGTGTCGGTAAAAGTTTGTTTCCCAACAAGAATACTTTGTCATTATCTTGTGAATCTAATTCATAAATTAGAGTAGATTCACAAAAACACTTGTTCTAGTGTTTTATGTacttatctctttttttttataaggttGATAGGACAATAACAAAGTGTTAAAAACTGTTTGGCAATAATAGTATATTATTATTCATGACAGGTGCTCTCGCCAACGAGGTGATGGAGTGGCGATCGAAACTGGTGTTCCTGACCACCGGCAGTAGGAGGTCAATTTTATTGCCCACggttttcaaaaacattttaaaaaatatatatactttttaaaaaatcagaataCCTTATCTGTTACAATTGGAAAGTAAAAGAAGTCCCCACAAAACTTTTACCGGTGACCCAAAAGCCATTGGCAGTTTAATCACCGACGACTAGTCGTTATTTCCCCCCTCCATTCTAGGAGCCGTTGGGAATTGTCAATATTGTTGTAGTGCCTCTCATTAAGTAAATTTCATTCCTTTTACTTTTCCTTTGTACTTCCTTGATATTCATTCAAGAAATTTCATATATTCATCCTTCTTCCTGACTCGGATTCCTTTATCTATTTGTTAATTTGCATACAGTGACGTGATGAACTTCCGGCCAATTATTGAAATGGTAGTGGAATCCCTTTATCTAGGGGTTGATGactaaaaaaaatgaggcaAAGGCCCCCCCATCGCCTCCTATATAAGGGAGCTTGCTTTATGAGTCTTCAACACTGTGAGGAGATACAGAGTAGTACGAGCAAACTGTGGGGGTTTAATTAGTTTGTATAGGAGAAGATCAGATGGCAGGTGGGAGGGCATGGGGCTCTGTCTCTGCATTCCTCAAAGGGTCGATGCCCCACGTAGGGATGACTGCGCTGCAGATAGGCTACGCTGGGATGAACATCATCTCCGTCGTCTCCTTCAAGCAAGGCCTGAGTAACTACACGCTTGTGGTGTACCGGCACGCCGTGGCGGCGCTTGTCATGGCCCCATTCGCTATCGTCTTAGAAAGGTGCCTTTCTGAGTGCATACTATCTACTTTCTGTTCCAATTACCGCTCCTTAAACAAATCTTATAAGCTGTGTTTGATTGTTAGGTTTAGTCCGCAGCTTAAACAAGCAGTAGATTTTTCAACcgaggatctcaaatctgtgTTATCTTGTGAAAAACGGATTTGTGGTCCGAGAAGGGAGGGGCTGACCACAAATCTATGGTTTTAAGATCCACAATAAACTAAGATATAAGATGCGAAGGTATCAAACGTGTAGCCATAGAGTGGTCTCATCCTCCATGCATGCATGGGACAAAAACTGCCTTCCTGCCAGGAATAGACCGAAGCAAACATGAGCCGTCCTGGTCCACGCTGTGTGTCCCATTTTTTGGAAAGCCAAAACAGGATAACGGGTTGCTGGCACTCAAGGCAATAAAGCAAACATCAACGTGTATTTATGTCCATGCGCGACATGAAAACTAGAAATATGAGTTTCCTAGTTATATTTTTGCTGCATAGAAAAgcttttttaatttcttcatacTGATGAGGCTGTTGTTTCATTTTGGGCACGTGATCATACTAGCTTAGGTAgtagatgatatatatatatatatatatataagagagacagagagaagaaTCTGATGACGGTAGTATTGTTAAAGTGTGCCGCTAATGGGCGCATGCACTATCAGCAGGTTGGTGATATTATTGATTAGTATGGGACATATGAGTCATCTACTGAATACGCAATAGCTTGGTTATTGGTTTATATGTCAGAGAGCAGGTCTAGATTTTGATCACCGCTCACCCGAATGTTTGCCTGCAACTAGAGCACGTCGAACAAAAATTGcactataaaacaaaatatgtaTTTTACAAACGGCCGAAAAATGGAGAAAGCAACGTCGATAAAACTTTTGGCGATGTCTGGAAAGATCATTGGTGAAGAGAATGTCCAAAATAACTCCCGTTGTTTTGCagatgattaagaaaaatatcTAACTCTGTTCAAGTGATCTTCAACAGGAAAGGGAGGCCGAAGATTACGTTTTCTATATTTTTGCAGATGTTTGTGCTCGGGCTCTTGGGGTAAGTGCTCATTCAAAGACCTTTTGTCTATTCCGAAACAGATCTCTTCACTATTTATACTTTTGGAAGACTAGCTGAGACATGGTTTCTCTTCTTTGGTGCGTATCTATGCTGGCAGACCTGTGATAGACCAGAATTTGTATTATTTGGGAATGAAGTACACGACGACCACATTCACGTCCGCCATGTGCAACGTCACTCCGGCCATGGCCTTTGTTATGGCCTTGTTATGCAGGTGAACCTTCTACACTTCAACATTTTTGTTTGGTAGTAGTATCTTTTATGTGTTTGatatttactctctctctttctctatctctcatACTTGTACAGGATGGAGATCGTGAATATAAAGAAGGTAAGGAGCCAAGCTAAGGTGGTGGGGACACTAGTGACAGTGGCTGGAGCAATGGTGATGACTCTGTACAAAGGACCCATTTTGGACATGGTGTGGTCGTCCAGTCACCACGCATCTGGATCATCGTCTAGCACTGAGTATGTGGGCACAGAATTTGTGAAGGGCTCCATCATGATCATCATTTCTTGCCTCGCCTGGGCTGCCCTCTTCGTGTTGCAGGTGTCCTACCTAGTTGTGCATGTCTAAGAGAAtttgagaaaaggaaagatgttTTTGTGCAGAGACAGAGTTTTTTCTGTGGAAAATAACACGCGCTCTCTTCCCTTTTAGGCCTACACTCTAACGAGGTATCCGGCTCAGCTCACCCTCACCACAATGATATGCTTCATCGGCACGCTGCAGGGCGCTGTTGTAGCGCTGGTGATGGAGCGCCACTCTCCTTCTTCTGTCTGGGCCTTGGGTTGGGACAACAAGCTCCTCACTGTTGTCTACTCGGTACCAATCAATTCCATGAATCTCCTTCTcatacaggaaaaaaaaaaacagatccaAACCAAGATACCAATAAGCAATTAATAATGTAACCAACAGGAAAGTGATAAAAGTATCCGACTGGAGTTCTGTTAATCTTTACTAGTTACATGCATagagatttctttttttctttaccaTCATCTTCTTTATGCTGGTTTTGCTCATAAGATTGTGTAAATGTTCATGGCAGGGAGTGGTGTGCTCGGGGGTATCGTACTACGTGCAAGGGCTGGTGATGGAACAGAGGGGTCCTGTTTTTGCTACAGCTTTTAGCCCTCTCAGCATGGTATTCCAAGTCATCATGTCCTCTCCTATAATTCACGAACCAATCTACATGGGCGAGTATGGATTTTCTTCTGCTTTCACTATACTCGAagtctttctttgtttattttctaAACTTCTGTTAATTGGTCACTGAATCGAGGAAGTTACTAGCTGCGTGTTTTCCTGTGCTTAACACACTTGGTTCATGGATAATACTGCGCAATTATGTTTGAGCAGTATTTTGCCAATTACACGGATTAAGTGGGGCAAAACCTGCAGCTAacaccatttctttctttaataTTCTTCTGCAGGTGTTAACTTATGGACTAATCAGAGTCCCAAGAACAAATGTCCAATTGGATAATAGTTAAAATACATGATCAACTTCATGAACACTAAAAGTATTTCTACTCTAAGGAATTAGTCATATATGCTAAATGCAGTCAAACTTGTTTTTCACATTAAATGCGCAGATTGCTAGCTTGTTGCATACTCATGAAGCGGCTgggtttcttttgcttttcaggATAATTGGTGGAGTTGTAATTATTGTTGGACTGTATTTTGTCTTGTGGGGTAAAAGCATGGACCACATCCTTATGTTACCGGCAGACCCCGAAGCAGCAGCAGGAGTTGGAGAAAAGGCTGATAAGCTTACAAATGGAGATGGTTTCTCAATCGAGGTGGCGTCCATGGAAGCTCTGCCAGAGTGCTCTTGCAGACCCGAAATTGCTTCTTCACGTACTTGACCATCACTTCATTTGCACACGCATGTGCATGCGATCTTACTACTGTAACTCTTGACTGGTCAATGTCTACCAAAAACAACCCCTTTTGTCTCTCTCTAGAACCACTCCTGATATTTTGACATGTCTACCTATCTCTAGTAAATAAGATATATCTTTTACGTAATGGCTTTTGGGCAATGGTGTGCTtgtggaaagagagagagagagagagatttcttgatttcttgcgTTAATAAAGAAGAGAGCGAGTTTTGTACACCACCTCCTGTACGCAATGAACATATGTTGAGGAGTGGACCCTAAATATACTTCAATCGCCTAATATTACAGGTGcacattgaatatttttaagtttttcattatttcatatctCTGTCATTATCTTATAATTCTAAagtatgaaataacaataaatgTATACGATAATGacaacaatataaaataatgagtgtgagataatgataaaaatatgagataatgtatTGACATGAGGATGAGATAAtaacatgaatgaaaaaaaatgaagacatttttttgCTCCTATGTTGGTCATAACTATACGCACACACAAACTGACACAAATCATTTGGTTTGAGATTTACCGAATTCCAAAAtcttagttttttctttccttttttttttttgtctctacaAAAAGTTATCTTTTTTAAATTAACCTAGTTATGACTATATTGACTTACAAAAAACTTAGGGGACTTCGGCGTCGTACATAACCCGCTTTGAATAAAAAGGAAACGATGGCGAGTGTTAAAGGATACATGAAGAAAAGTAGAGATGAAGTCGGATGCTAGGGAATGTCGTTCACCACTAACGTCATACATCAGAAGAAGAAGCACAATAGACGGAATTAGAGTGGATGACGACAAACTTTAAAAGGCggagaaagataaaagaagctTTTAGTGAGTTCCTCACTGTCACGCTTGCCGGTAAAAGCGATGTGGGGCATCTGCTTTTGGGGTGTTAATTCTCAaacctctcctttttttttttttctgtcactGGACATTGATCCTGACCACGAATCCGCCGATCGTCGGCGCCGTATGTCGTTCCATCCCCAAGTGTTAGTGAGGGGATCCGTGATGCTTTGAAAGTACTTTCTCAAAATCTCTCCCCTCTACCTGATACGATCCTGCAAAGCGACGTCCATACTTTTATGCTATTCGCATCTTTTCTTTACCCATTTTTTAGTTCTTTGTGACTTCTCCCCACTAGTTTTTATGatttcatttcaattttgtCTGTCTATCTTACAAATGAAAAGATAATAAAAACGAAATAAAGAGATTTTAACGTAAAATTTTCCACTATCTACGATCATAATCATTATATTCTTGAGGATTGGTTTTCTTTCTCAAGTGGTTTCATGCATGAGCTCAATCTGTTACAACAGCCgctaagtttttcttcttttatctgGTTTTACTAGATCAACAGTCTTTCCTTTGAATACCACgatttgcttcctttttttttgtcaaataagACATTATCTCCATGCATTATTGTCTTATCCTCATGCACTGTGATATGCTGAGTTGGTGGAGATTTATTTTCTCCTGATTTGGTAGAGACTTTTATGATGTTATCCCCCTTCAAACGAAGGGAAGGTTGTTGTCGAAGCCCAAGGTGCCGGATGAGAAAGTTGAGGGTGTATAGAAACAGAGCTATGCTACAGAGAAAGGGTAGAAAGAATAGCATACAGTGTAGGGACACAACTAATCAATTCAATACTCAACACTTATTTATAGTTACAATAAGGGAGCACATcgcaagaaaacaagaaaaaaataaatcaaatttatCGAATCACAATTCCACATTCTCGAATAGTCTAGAGCATTCTTATGTAACAGAATTGCCCTTCTCTTCTTTCACATTGAGATATTTCCTGCTGAGCGTAACAGCCCTGATGGGAGCTTATAACAGAAAAGGCATCGTTGTGACCTACCATGAACCATACAATGAAATTACTGCATTAACCTTTCACACACCCTTCTCAAACTGGAGCATGTAAATTACATATGCTCAGTTTGGGTTTTAGTCTTTGAAATACTTCTTTGGACACTGCCTTAGTGAACAAATCTGCAATTTGAAGCTGTGAAGGCACATACCTAGTAataattgttccattttttacAAGATCATGAATCATATGATAGTCTGATTCTACTTGTTTAATTCTCTCATGTTAGACTGGATTAACAGTCATTTGTAATGCTGATTTATTATCACATCAAAGAGGAACTGCAGCTGTATGTTTTACCTAAAAGTCAG
Above is a window of Nymphaea colorata isolate Beijing-Zhang1983 chromosome 8, ASM883128v2, whole genome shotgun sequence DNA encoding:
- the LOC116258348 gene encoding WAT1-related protein At5g07050-like yields the protein MAGGRAWGSVSAFLKGSMPHVGMTALQIGYAGMNIISVVSFKQGLSNYTLVVYRHAVAALVMAPFAIVLERKGRPKITFSIFLQMFVLGLLGPVIDQNLYYLGMKYTTTTFTSAMCNVTPAMAFVMALLCRMEIVNIKKVRSQAKVVGTLVTVAGAMVMTLYKGPILDMVWSSSHHASGSSSSTEYVGTEFVKGSIMIIISCLAWAALFVLQAYTLTRYPAQLTLTTMICFIGTLQGAVVALVMERHSPSSVWALGWDNKLLTVVYSGVVCSGVSYYVQGLVMEQRGPVFATAFSPLSMVFQVIMSSPIIHEPIYMGEIIGGVVIIVGLYFVLWGKSMDHILMLPADPEAAAGVGEKADKLTNGDGFSIEVASMEALPECSCRPEIASSRT